In Pongo abelii isolate AG06213 chromosome X, NHGRI_mPonAbe1-v2.0_pri, whole genome shotgun sequence, one DNA window encodes the following:
- the MPC1L gene encoding mitochondrial pyruvate carrier 1-like protein has protein sequence MARVAVLWRKMRDNFQSKEFREYVSSTHFWGPAFNWGLPLAAFKDMKASPEIISGRMTTALILYSAIFMRFAYLVQPRNLLLMACHCTNVMAQSVQASRYLLYYYGGGAEAKARDPQARDPLATAAAATSPGSQPPKQAS, from the coding sequence ATGGCGAGGGTGGCGGTACTGTGGCGGAAGATGAGAGATAACTTCCAGAGCAAGGAGTTCCGGGAATACGTGAGCAGCACTCACTTCTGGGGTCCCGCGTTCAACTGGGGCCTTCCGCTGGCTGCCTTTAAAGATATGAAGGCGTCGCCAGAGATCATCAGTGGCCGCATGACAACAGCGCTCATCTTGTACTCGGCGATCTTCATGCGCTTCGCCTACCTCGTACAGCCTCGAAACCTGCTGCTGATGGCGTGCCACTGTACCAACGTGATGGCGCAGAGTGTGCAGGCCAGTCGCTACCTACTCTACTACTACGGCGGCGGCGCCGAGGCTAAAGCCCGCGACCCTCAAGCCCGCGACCCTCTGGCTACCGCCGCCGCTGCCACCAGCCCGGGTTCCCAGCCCCCGAAACAAGCTTCTTAA
- the CXHXorf38 gene encoding uncharacterized protein CXorf38 homolog isoform X3: protein MVLSELAARLNCAEYKNWVKAGHCLLLLRSCLQGFVGREVLSFHRGLLAAAPGLGPRAVCRGGSRCSPRARQFQPQCQVCAEWKREILRHHVNRNGDVHWGNCRPGRWPVDAWEVAKAFMPRGLAGKRGPEECDAVALLSLINSCDHFVVDRKKVTEVIKCRNELMHSSEMKVSSTWLRDFQMKIQNFLNEFKNIPEIVAVYSRIEQLSNRLEVVKEFLRNNEDLRNGLTEDMQKLDSLCLHQKLDSWEPGRQTPDRKA, encoded by the exons ATGGTGCTGTCGGAGCTAGCGGCGCGCCTCAACTGCGCCGAGTACAAGAACTGGGTGAAGGCGGGCCACTGCCTGCTACTGCTGCGCAGCTGCCTGCAGGGTTTCGTCGGCCGCGAGGTGCTCTCCTTCCACCGCGGCCTACTCGCCGCAGCCCCCGGCCTGGGGCCCCGCGCAGTCTGCCGCGGCGGCTCACGGTGCAGCCCGCGCGCCCGCCAG TTTCAGCCTCAGTGTCAGGTGTGCGCTGAATGGAAACGGGAGATTTTGAGACATCATGTCAACAGAAATGGAGATGTGCACTGGGGAAACTGCCGGCCGGGCCGCTGGCCCGTGGACGCCTGGGAGGTGGCCAAG GCCTTCATGCCCCGAGGACTAGCAGGCAAACGAGGACCTGAGGAATGTGATGCAGTTGCTCTTTTAAGTCTCATCAACTCCTGCGATCACTTCGTGGTTGATCGAAAGAAAGTCACAGAG GTAATTAAATGTCGTAATGAGCTCATGCACTCTTCAGAGATGAAAGTATCTTCTACATGGCTTCGAGATTTTCAGATGAAGATCCAAAATTTTCTGAATGAATTCAAGAACATCCCAGAGATTGTGGCAGTATACTCCAGAATAGAACAG CTCTCAAATCGACTAGAAGTGGTGAAGGAATTTCTGAGAAACAATGAGGATCTTAGAAATGGCCTTACAGAAGATATGCAGAAGCTAGACAGCCTCTGTCTACATCAAAAACTGGATTCATGGGAACCTGGGAGACAAACACCTGACAGGAAGGCCTGA
- the CXHXorf38 gene encoding uncharacterized protein CXorf38 homolog isoform X1, giving the protein MVLSELAARLNCAEYKNWVKAGHCLLLLRSCLQGFVGREVLSFHRGLLAAAPGLGPRAVCRGGSRCSPRARQFQPQCQVCAEWKREILRHHVNRNGDVHWGNCRPGRWPVDAWEVAKAFMPRGLAGKRGPEECDAVALLSLINSCDHFVVDRKKVTEVIKCRNELMHSSEMKVSSTWLRDFQMKIQNFLNEFKNIPEIVAVYSRIEQLLTSDWAVHIPEEDQRDGCECEMGTYLSESQVSEIEIQLLKEKLQEIYLQAEEQEVLPEELSNRLEVVKEFLRNNEDLRNGLTEDMQKLDSLCLHQKLDSWEPGRQTPDRKA; this is encoded by the exons ATGGTGCTGTCGGAGCTAGCGGCGCGCCTCAACTGCGCCGAGTACAAGAACTGGGTGAAGGCGGGCCACTGCCTGCTACTGCTGCGCAGCTGCCTGCAGGGTTTCGTCGGCCGCGAGGTGCTCTCCTTCCACCGCGGCCTACTCGCCGCAGCCCCCGGCCTGGGGCCCCGCGCAGTCTGCCGCGGCGGCTCACGGTGCAGCCCGCGCGCCCGCCAG TTTCAGCCTCAGTGTCAGGTGTGCGCTGAATGGAAACGGGAGATTTTGAGACATCATGTCAACAGAAATGGAGATGTGCACTGGGGAAACTGCCGGCCGGGCCGCTGGCCCGTGGACGCCTGGGAGGTGGCCAAG GCCTTCATGCCCCGAGGACTAGCAGGCAAACGAGGACCTGAGGAATGTGATGCAGTTGCTCTTTTAAGTCTCATCAACTCCTGCGATCACTTCGTGGTTGATCGAAAGAAAGTCACAGAG GTAATTAAATGTCGTAATGAGCTCATGCACTCTTCAGAGATGAAAGTATCTTCTACATGGCTTCGAGATTTTCAGATGAAGATCCAAAATTTTCTGAATGAATTCAAGAACATCCCAGAGATTGTGGCAGTATACTCCAGAATAGAACAG CTGTTGACGTCTGACTGGGCTGTTCACATCCCCGAGGAAGATCAGCGAGATGGGTGTGAATGTGAAATGGGAACTTACCTGAGTGAGAGCCAAGTCAGTGAAATAGAAATTCAGTTACTAAAGGAGAAACTTCAAGAGATATATCTTCAAGCAGAAGAACAAGAGGTGTTGCCTGAAGAG CTCTCAAATCGACTAGAAGTGGTGAAGGAATTTCTGAGAAACAATGAGGATCTTAGAAATGGCCTTACAGAAGATATGCAGAAGCTAGACAGCCTCTGTCTACATCAAAAACTGGATTCATGGGAACCTGGGAGACAAACACCTGACAGGAAGGCCTGA
- the CXHXorf38 gene encoding uncharacterized protein CXorf38 homolog isoform X2, translated as MVLSELAARLNCAEYKNWVKAGHCLLLLRSCLQGFVGREVLSFHRGLLAAAPGLGPRAVCRGGSRCSPRARQFQPQCQVCAEWKREILRHHVNRNGDVHWGNCRPGRWPVDAWEVAKVIKCRNELMHSSEMKVSSTWLRDFQMKIQNFLNEFKNIPEIVAVYSRIEQLLTSDWAVHIPEEDQRDGCECEMGTYLSESQVSEIEIQLLKEKLQEIYLQAEEQEVLPEELSNRLEVVKEFLRNNEDLRNGLTEDMQKLDSLCLHQKLDSWEPGRQTPDRKA; from the exons ATGGTGCTGTCGGAGCTAGCGGCGCGCCTCAACTGCGCCGAGTACAAGAACTGGGTGAAGGCGGGCCACTGCCTGCTACTGCTGCGCAGCTGCCTGCAGGGTTTCGTCGGCCGCGAGGTGCTCTCCTTCCACCGCGGCCTACTCGCCGCAGCCCCCGGCCTGGGGCCCCGCGCAGTCTGCCGCGGCGGCTCACGGTGCAGCCCGCGCGCCCGCCAG TTTCAGCCTCAGTGTCAGGTGTGCGCTGAATGGAAACGGGAGATTTTGAGACATCATGTCAACAGAAATGGAGATGTGCACTGGGGAAACTGCCGGCCGGGCCGCTGGCCCGTGGACGCCTGGGAGGTGGCCAAG GTAATTAAATGTCGTAATGAGCTCATGCACTCTTCAGAGATGAAAGTATCTTCTACATGGCTTCGAGATTTTCAGATGAAGATCCAAAATTTTCTGAATGAATTCAAGAACATCCCAGAGATTGTGGCAGTATACTCCAGAATAGAACAG CTGTTGACGTCTGACTGGGCTGTTCACATCCCCGAGGAAGATCAGCGAGATGGGTGTGAATGTGAAATGGGAACTTACCTGAGTGAGAGCCAAGTCAGTGAAATAGAAATTCAGTTACTAAAGGAGAAACTTCAAGAGATATATCTTCAAGCAGAAGAACAAGAGGTGTTGCCTGAAGAG CTCTCAAATCGACTAGAAGTGGTGAAGGAATTTCTGAGAAACAATGAGGATCTTAGAAATGGCCTTACAGAAGATATGCAGAAGCTAGACAGCCTCTGTCTACATCAAAAACTGGATTCATGGGAACCTGGGAGACAAACACCTGACAGGAAGGCCTGA